A genomic stretch from Prochlorococcus marinus str. MIT 9312 includes:
- a CDS encoding NAD(P)H-binding protein, which translates to MKILLVGATGTLGRQIAKKAIEDGHEVRCFVRNPKKSSFLQEWGCELTKGNLLNSSDIKYALQDIEVVIDAATSRPDDPKSIYEIDWDGKLNLFNACEALNVKRVIFLSILLTEKFRNVPLMDIKYCTEKLLEKSDLEYTIFKCAAFMQGVIGQFAIPILDSQAVWMSGTPTKIAYMNTQDMAKVIVAAVNNPKTHRKSMPLVGPKAWDSNEVISLCEKFSEKKAKIFRVSPFLISITQKVVSFFQDSLNVAERLAFAEVTSSGESLDADMSRTYEILDLKKEDMTSLESYIKEYYQQILKRLKEMEADLNIEEKKRLPF; encoded by the coding sequence ATGAAGATTCTTTTAGTAGGGGCAACAGGGACTCTTGGAAGGCAAATAGCAAAGAAGGCTATAGAAGATGGACATGAAGTGAGATGTTTTGTTAGAAACCCAAAAAAATCTTCTTTTCTACAGGAGTGGGGTTGTGAACTAACAAAAGGTAATTTATTAAATTCTTCTGATATTAAATATGCATTGCAAGATATTGAAGTTGTTATTGATGCGGCAACCAGTAGACCAGATGACCCTAAAAGTATTTATGAAATAGATTGGGATGGAAAACTCAATTTATTCAATGCTTGTGAGGCCTTAAATGTAAAAAGAGTAATATTTCTTTCAATACTTCTAACAGAAAAATTTAGAAATGTTCCATTAATGGACATTAAATACTGTACTGAAAAACTTCTTGAGAAATCCGATCTAGAATATACAATCTTCAAATGTGCAGCTTTTATGCAAGGAGTTATAGGTCAATTCGCTATACCCATTTTAGATAGTCAAGCAGTATGGATGAGTGGAACTCCAACGAAAATTGCCTATATGAATACTCAAGACATGGCAAAAGTTATTGTTGCAGCAGTTAATAATCCAAAAACTCATAGAAAATCAATGCCATTAGTTGGTCCTAAAGCATGGGATTCAAACGAAGTTATATCCCTATGTGAAAAATTTAGCGAAAAGAAGGCTAAAATTTTTAGAGTTTCCCCCTTCCTTATTAGTATTACTCAAAAAGTGGTTTCTTTTTTTCAGGACTCTTTAAATGTTGCTGAAAGATTGGCTTTTGCTGAAGTGACAAGTAGTGGAGAATCATTAGATGCCGACATGAGCAGAACCTACGAAATATTGGATCTAAAAAAAGAAGATATGACATCTTTAGAAAGTTATATCAAAGAGTACTATCAACAAATACTTAAAAGATTAAAGGAAATGGAAGCAGATCTAAATATTGAAGAAAAAAAGAGATTACCTTTCTAA
- a CDS encoding NAD(P) transhydrogenase subunit alpha, with protein MTKILIPSETSSGERRVSATPEAVKKLKSHGCDVYIESSAGKLSGFSDLSYEESGGTIISNLDQNIWGEADMIFCVQTPSEDNLIKLKNGAVLLGLLNPYGNKDLLKIINSNKISALSLELLPRISRAQSSDVLSSQANIAGYKAVLLAASELDRYFPMLMTAAGTVQPAKVVVLGGGVAGLQAVATAKRLGAIVFVSDIRPAVKEQVESLGARFIELPEVDEKPGEAGGYAKAVTPEFLSKQKATLTKYLSEADVAICTAQVLGKKAPVLIDSPMLEKMRPGAVVIDLAVSQGGNCEGTKSNETIIKDGVKLIGAGELPSSVPYDASSLYAKNLTSLITPFIKDGVIKLDKEDELISGCLLSDEGVVLQNKVFEN; from the coding sequence TTGACAAAGATACTTATTCCTTCCGAAACTAGCTCTGGTGAAAGGAGAGTTTCAGCTACTCCAGAAGCCGTAAAGAAATTAAAAAGCCATGGATGTGATGTATATATTGAAAGTTCAGCAGGAAAATTATCAGGATTTAGTGACTTATCATATGAAGAGTCGGGCGGCACAATAATCAGTAACTTAGATCAAAACATTTGGGGTGAAGCGGACATGATATTTTGTGTTCAAACTCCATCAGAGGATAATTTAATTAAATTAAAAAATGGTGCTGTTCTGCTTGGCCTTCTTAACCCATACGGTAACAAAGATCTTCTTAAGATAATAAATAGTAATAAGATTTCAGCTTTATCACTAGAGTTGCTTCCCAGAATTAGTAGGGCTCAATCTTCTGATGTTCTTTCTTCACAGGCTAATATTGCAGGATACAAAGCAGTCCTTTTAGCAGCAAGTGAGTTAGATAGATATTTCCCCATGCTGATGACTGCAGCAGGCACTGTTCAACCTGCCAAAGTTGTGGTTCTAGGTGGTGGCGTTGCAGGATTGCAGGCAGTTGCTACAGCAAAAAGACTTGGTGCAATAGTTTTTGTATCCGATATAAGGCCTGCTGTTAAAGAACAAGTTGAGTCCCTAGGCGCAAGATTTATAGAACTTCCTGAAGTTGACGAAAAACCAGGAGAGGCAGGAGGCTACGCAAAAGCTGTAACTCCTGAATTTCTTTCAAAACAGAAGGCTACTTTAACTAAATATTTATCTGAAGCAGATGTTGCCATCTGTACTGCACAAGTTTTGGGTAAAAAGGCACCTGTTTTAATAGACTCTCCAATGCTTGAAAAAATGAGACCTGGGGCTGTAGTGATAGATTTGGCAGTTTCTCAAGGAGGTAATTGCGAAGGAACAAAATCAAATGAAACTATTATCAAAGATGGTGTAAAGCTTATAGGTGCTGGTGAATTACCTTCATCAGTTCCTTACGATGCGAGTTCACTTTATGCTAAAAATTTAACATCTTTAATTACACCATTCATAAAAGATGGTGTAATTAAATTAGATAAAGAGGATGAACTTATTTCTGGATGTTTATTAAGTGATGAAGGAGTTGTCCTTCAAAATAAAGTTTTTGAAAATTGA
- the petM gene encoding cytochrome b6-f complex subunit PetM → MAKEIFSIAAVFWILIPIGLVGGALLLKFQGD, encoded by the coding sequence ATGGCTAAAGAAATTTTTAGTATTGCTGCAGTTTTTTGGATACTGATACCAATAGGATTGGTTGGTGGTGCATTATTATTAAAGTTTCAAGGAGATTGA
- the infA gene encoding translation initiation factor IF-1 yields MIETSGVIEKEQGNGFYLVTLEQPEGHQCLCRAAGKLTKFRIKLLAGDKVLVEISPYDLSRGRITYRERNAGGARPMTNKNNPKRNNK; encoded by the coding sequence ATGATTGAAACTTCAGGTGTAATAGAAAAAGAGCAGGGAAATGGATTTTATTTGGTTACCTTAGAGCAGCCTGAAGGTCATCAATGTTTATGCAGAGCTGCAGGTAAATTGACTAAATTTAGAATTAAATTATTAGCTGGAGACAAAGTGTTAGTTGAGATAAGTCCTTATGATCTTTCTAGAGGGAGGATAACTTATAGAGAGAGGAATGCAGGGGGTGCCAGACCTATGACTAATAAAAATAATCCTAAGAGGAATAATAAGTAA
- the trxB gene encoding thioredoxin-disulfide reductase, translated as MENKEKNSNLENVVIIGSGPAGYTAAIYAARANLQPLLVTGFNSGGIPGGQLMTTTFVENYPGFPDGVLGPELMDLMKAQAERWGTNLYESDVVSINTDLHPFELKTLDGTIKANSIIIATGASANRLGVINEDKFWSKGISACAICDGATPQFRDEELAVIGGGDSACEEAAYLTKYGSKVHLIVRSEKLRASAAMVDRVKANPKIHIHWETKVEKANGSEWLEKIETIHSQEGKGEINIKGLFYAIGHTPNTKFLDKKIDLDNKGYIACKPGRPETSVEGIFAAGDVVDSEWRQGVTAAGTGCMAALATERWLAEKNLAKTIIRETPEPDKKLNSSDFNEDEVNEDTFDSNSEWQKGSYALRKLYHESKKPLLVIFSSPSCGPCHVLKPQLKRIIKELNGAVLGVEIDIDKDQDIAKQAGINGTPTVQLFKDKLLKKQWQGVKQRSEFKEAIKNII; from the coding sequence ATGGAAAATAAAGAGAAAAATTCAAACTTAGAAAATGTTGTAATTATAGGCTCAGGACCTGCAGGTTATACAGCTGCGATATATGCAGCAAGAGCAAATCTTCAACCTTTGCTTGTAACAGGATTTAATTCCGGTGGAATTCCTGGAGGTCAATTAATGACTACAACATTTGTTGAAAATTATCCAGGTTTCCCGGATGGAGTACTAGGTCCTGAACTGATGGACCTAATGAAGGCTCAAGCTGAAAGATGGGGTACAAATTTATACGAAAGTGATGTCGTTTCGATTAATACTGATTTGCATCCCTTTGAATTAAAAACTTTAGATGGAACTATAAAAGCGAATTCAATTATTATTGCAACTGGGGCAAGTGCAAATAGATTGGGAGTCATAAATGAAGATAAATTCTGGAGTAAAGGAATAAGTGCTTGTGCAATTTGTGATGGAGCAACCCCACAATTTAGGGATGAAGAATTAGCTGTCATAGGAGGCGGAGACTCTGCATGCGAAGAAGCAGCATACCTTACAAAATACGGTAGCAAGGTTCATTTGATTGTTAGATCAGAGAAATTAAGAGCTAGTGCAGCAATGGTTGACAGAGTAAAAGCTAATCCAAAAATACATATCCACTGGGAAACAAAAGTAGAGAAAGCTAATGGTTCTGAATGGCTTGAGAAAATAGAAACTATCCATTCTCAAGAAGGTAAAGGGGAAATCAATATTAAAGGTCTTTTTTACGCAATAGGACATACGCCTAATACAAAGTTCTTAGACAAAAAAATTGATTTAGATAATAAAGGATATATTGCTTGCAAACCAGGACGGCCAGAGACATCAGTCGAAGGCATTTTCGCAGCAGGTGATGTTGTTGATTCAGAATGGAGACAAGGAGTTACTGCTGCAGGAACAGGATGCATGGCTGCATTAGCGACTGAAAGGTGGCTAGCCGAGAAAAACTTAGCAAAAACAATAATTAGAGAAACACCCGAACCAGATAAGAAACTTAATTCATCAGATTTTAATGAAGACGAAGTTAATGAAGATACCTTCGATTCAAATTCTGAATGGCAAAAAGGGAGTTATGCATTGAGGAAACTTTATCACGAGAGTAAAAAACCTCTCTTAGTGATTTTTAGTTCCCCAAGCTGCGGCCCATGTCATGTCTTAAAACCTCAATTAAAAAGGATAATTAAAGAATTAAATGGTGCAGTGCTCGGCGTTGAAATAGATATTGATAAAGATCAAGATATTGCAAAACAAGCAGGCATTAACGGTACACCAACAGTTCAACTTTTTAAAGACAAATTATTAAAAAAACAATGGCAAGGTGTTAAACAAAGAAGTGAATTTAAAGAAGCTATAAAAAATATTATATAA